The Halomonas elongata DSM 2581 DNA segment CATCGACCCCCGTGACGTTCGCGCCATCGGTGTTTCCGGACAGCAGCACGGCATGGTGGCGCTGGACGATACCGGCGAGCCGCTGTACCCGGCCAAACTGTGGTGCGACACCGAAACCGCCGCTCAGAATGATGCCCTGATCGAGCGGCTCGGCGGCGAGGCCGGTTGCCTGGACAAGCTCGGTCTGGTGCTGCAGACCGGCTATACCGCCTCCAAGGTGGCCTGGCTGCGTGAAACCCGGCCGGAGGTCTACCGTCGTATTGCCACCCTGTTGTTGCCCCATGACTATCTCAACTTCTGGCTCACCGGTGAACGGGTGGCCGAAGCAGGAGATGCCTCGGGGACCGGCTATTTCGATACTCACCGCCGGTGCTGGCGACATGACGTCTTCGCCGAGATCGCCCCGGAGCTCGATGCCGAGCGAGTGCTGCCGCGGCTGATCGAGTCCGACGAACCGGCCGGCGTGGTGCGACCGGCATTGGCCCGTGAGCTGGGGCTTTCCGAGGGTGTGCTGGTAGCCAGTGGGGGAGGCGACAACATGCTCGGCGCCATCGGCACCGGCAATATCGCCCCGGGCCTGGTGACCCTGAGCCTGGGCACGTCCGGTACGGTATGCGCCTATTCGGATGAACCCGTGCCCGTGGAAGATGCCATGGTGGCCAACTTCTGTGCCAGCAGCGGTGGCTGGTTGCCGTTGATCTGCACCATGAACGTGACCTCGGCGACCAATCGGGTGCGCGAACTCTTCGGGCTCGATCTGGTGGGGTTCAATGACCAGCTCCATCGGGCGCCGATCGGCGCCGAAGGCGTGACGACCCTGCCGTTCTTCAACGGCGAACGGGTGCCGCCGTTGCCCCAGGCGTCGGCCAGTTTCCTGGGGTTGACCAGCGTCAATACCACGCCGGCCAACCTCTGTCGGGCAGTGGTCGAGAGCGCCACCTTCGGTATGCGCTATGGCCTCGAGCGGCTCGGCAAGCTGGCGGCGGGGGCCAGTCAGATCCGCCTGATCGGCGGTGGCGCACGGAGCCCCGTGTGGCGACAGATCGTCGCCGATGTGACGGGCACGCCGGTGGTCTGTCCGCAGGTGACCGACGCGGCGGCGCTGGGGGCGGCATTGCAGGCGGCCTGGTGCGACCGACGGCAGACGACCAGTCTCGCCTCCCTGTGCGAGCGGCTGGTGCACCTCGATCAGGCGGCGGCCGCCGAGCCGCGGCCGGCGAACGTCGAGGCCTATCATCAGGCGTATGGTCGCTACCGCGAGGCCCTGCAGCGGCACCACGGCATTCCCGCTACTCCCTGATTCCCGATATCTCATGAGGAGAAACGACATGACCTCGCGACTCGATGCCCTGAAAGAACACTCCCTGGTGGTGGCCGATACCGGCGACCTCGAGGCGATTCGTCGCTATCGCCCTCAGGATGCGACCACCAATCCCTCACTGTTGCTCAAGGCGTT contains these protein-coding regions:
- the xylB gene encoding xylulokinase; the protein is MYIGVDCGTQSTKVVVVDVEAGRLLGEASRPHRLDEGENGRREQRPEDWIAAFRGAFQAAVAEARIDPRDVRAIGVSGQQHGMVALDDTGEPLYPAKLWCDTETAAQNDALIERLGGEAGCLDKLGLVLQTGYTASKVAWLRETRPEVYRRIATLLLPHDYLNFWLTGERVAEAGDASGTGYFDTHRRCWRHDVFAEIAPELDAERVLPRLIESDEPAGVVRPALARELGLSEGVLVASGGGDNMLGAIGTGNIAPGLVTLSLGTSGTVCAYSDEPVPVEDAMVANFCASSGGWLPLICTMNVTSATNRVRELFGLDLVGFNDQLHRAPIGAEGVTTLPFFNGERVPPLPQASASFLGLTSVNTTPANLCRAVVESATFGMRYGLERLGKLAAGASQIRLIGGGARSPVWRQIVADVTGTPVVCPQVTDAAALGAALQAAWCDRRQTTSLASLCERLVHLDQAAAAEPRPANVEAYHQAYGRYREALQRHHGIPATP